A portion of the Corynebacterium ammoniagenes DSM 20306 genome contains these proteins:
- the dapE gene encoding succinyl-diaminopimelate desuccinylase: MTISHLDLNQDPIELTKALVDIPSPSHHEEDIANAIEQALKPLVHSAGVELARFGNTVCARTNRGLGSRIVLAGHVDTVPIADNVPHRMDGDVMFGCGTVDMKSGLAVYLNAFAQLAGSEELRHDLTLIAYEGEEVSTEFNGLGHLQRDNPEWLHGDLALLGEPSGAMIEAGCQGTIRLRVTAHGTRAHSARAWLGSNAAHTLVPVMDKIAQYSPRDITIDGCTYREGLNIVHLEAGVATNTLPDQAWMFVNFRFAPDRSSDEAMAHLLDVLGLDESQLLPRGVALSEPGISYEVDDVAGAALPGLGQPSAAALIDAVGGKVRAKYGWTDVARFSEMGTPAVNFGPGDPGFAHKRDEQCPIHEITSVSQALKTYLTT; this comes from the coding sequence GTGACTATTTCCCACCTAGATTTGAACCAAGATCCCATCGAGCTGACAAAGGCGTTGGTGGATATCCCCAGCCCTTCCCACCATGAGGAAGATATTGCCAATGCCATTGAGCAGGCGTTAAAGCCATTGGTGCACTCCGCAGGCGTCGAGCTCGCGCGCTTTGGCAATACCGTGTGTGCACGCACGAACCGTGGGCTGGGATCCCGCATTGTCTTAGCGGGCCATGTGGATACGGTTCCGATTGCCGATAACGTGCCGCACCGCATGGACGGCGACGTGATGTTTGGTTGCGGAACGGTCGATATGAAATCTGGGCTCGCGGTGTATCTCAACGCTTTTGCGCAGCTAGCCGGTTCTGAGGAACTGCGCCATGATTTAACCTTGATTGCCTATGAAGGCGAAGAAGTCTCCACGGAATTTAACGGTTTAGGTCACTTGCAGCGCGATAACCCGGAATGGCTCCACGGTGATCTAGCGCTGTTGGGCGAGCCTTCGGGAGCGATGATTGAAGCAGGGTGCCAGGGAACCATCCGCTTGCGTGTTACCGCGCATGGCACCCGTGCGCACTCGGCGCGCGCGTGGCTGGGATCTAATGCCGCACACACTTTGGTTCCGGTGATGGACAAGATTGCGCAGTACAGCCCGCGCGATATCACCATCGATGGCTGCACCTACCGCGAAGGCCTCAACATTGTGCACTTAGAGGCGGGCGTGGCCACAAATACCCTGCCGGATCAGGCATGGATGTTTGTGAACTTCCGCTTTGCCCCGGATCGCAGCTCCGATGAGGCAATGGCGCATCTCCTCGACGTCCTAGGTTTGGATGAATCCCAACTATTGCCGCGTGGTGTCGCATTGTCTGAACCCGGCATTAGCTATGAAGTTGATGATGTCGCAGGGGCAGCACTGCCTGGATTGGGTCAGCCGTCTGCCGCAGCACTTATCGATGCCGTCGGCGGCAAAGTTCGCGCCAAGTATGGCTGGACAGATGTTGCGCGCTTTTCCGAGATGGGAACACCCGCCGTTAATTTTGGTCCCGGTGACCCAGGCTTTGCCCACAAGCGCGATGAGCAATGTCCCATCCATGAGATAACTTCGGTGTCTCAAGCTCTCAAGACGTACCTGACTACATAA
- a CDS encoding amino acid permease: protein MSNSESNKLKTRHLTMMGLGSAIGAGLFLGVGVGIQIAGTSILIAYLVAGVLVTLIMYMLGEMASARPSLGSFSTYAGQAFGNWARFTMGWLYWFMLIMVMGAEITGAAAILGGWFGVEPWIPALVAVVFFALVNFGAVRGFGEFEFWFAIIKVAVIVAFLVLGAWLIFGPAETQTTSFVENFAPNGVPGLAAGLLAVAFAFGGIELVTIAAAESENPAHNVATAVRAIIVRIIIFYLGSVAVITLLLPFSNIKDADVAAQSPFTEVLRVAEIPYAATFMELVIVVALLSAFNAQIYATSRLVFDMARDNNAPGLFKYTSKSGSPLYAVILSMIFAFASVGLQYWNPPGLLAFLFNAVGGCLLVIWFFIVTSYIKLKPTLAATEIRVPGFPWIPYAVLVGLVLIVMLMLFDPSARAQLVAVAVIAGGLTIVSLLMPNSRAKV, encoded by the coding sequence ATGAGTAATTCAGAGTCGAATAAGCTAAAAACCAGACACTTAACGATGATGGGGCTTGGCTCAGCCATCGGCGCCGGATTATTCCTCGGCGTCGGCGTGGGCATTCAGATTGCCGGCACCTCCATCTTGATTGCCTACCTGGTCGCCGGTGTCTTGGTCACCTTGATCATGTACATGCTCGGTGAGATGGCATCTGCTCGCCCTTCTCTGGGATCTTTTTCTACCTATGCCGGTCAAGCCTTTGGTAACTGGGCTCGGTTTACCATGGGCTGGTTGTACTGGTTCATGCTGATCATGGTCATGGGAGCAGAAATTACCGGTGCCGCCGCGATTTTGGGTGGTTGGTTCGGAGTCGAGCCCTGGATTCCCGCCTTAGTCGCCGTGGTCTTTTTCGCGCTCGTGAATTTCGGCGCCGTGCGCGGCTTCGGTGAATTCGAGTTCTGGTTCGCCATCATCAAAGTCGCGGTCATCGTCGCCTTCTTGGTGCTAGGCGCCTGGCTAATCTTCGGCCCCGCCGAGACCCAAACCACCAGCTTCGTGGAAAACTTCGCGCCTAATGGCGTACCAGGTTTGGCCGCTGGCCTGCTGGCCGTTGCCTTCGCCTTCGGTGGCATTGAGCTTGTCACTATCGCTGCGGCAGAATCTGAAAACCCTGCCCACAACGTGGCCACGGCAGTGCGCGCGATCATCGTGCGCATCATCATCTTCTACTTGGGCTCGGTCGCCGTTATTACCTTGCTGCTGCCATTTTCCAATATTAAAGATGCGGATGTTGCAGCCCAGTCGCCGTTTACTGAGGTGCTGCGCGTTGCCGAGATTCCTTATGCCGCAACGTTTATGGAGCTTGTAATCGTGGTTGCGCTGCTCTCCGCATTCAACGCGCAGATTTACGCCACTTCCCGCCTGGTCTTCGATATGGCTCGCGATAACAACGCACCTGGACTGTTTAAATACACCTCCAAGTCAGGCTCCCCGTTGTACGCAGTGATCTTGTCCATGATCTTCGCGTTTGCCTCCGTGGGACTGCAGTACTGGAATCCGCCGGGACTTTTGGCCTTCTTGTTCAACGCCGTGGGCGGCTGTCTCTTGGTTATTTGGTTCTTCATCGTCACCTCCTACATCAAGCTCAAGCCCACCCTTGCCGCAACCGAAATTCGCGTGCCAGGTTTCCCATGGATCCCCTACGCGGTGTTGGTTGGCTTGGTTCTCATCGTCATGCTGATGCTCTTCGATCCTTCAGCGCGAGCCCAGCTGGTTGCCGTTGCGGTTATCGCCGGTGGACTGACGATTGTGTCACTGTTGATGCCTAATTCTCGCGCAAAAGTCTAG
- the dapD gene encoding 2,3,4,5-tetrahydropyridine-2,6-dicarboxylate N-succinyltransferase, with protein MTSASARGLATITHDGTVLDVWFPAVSLDTAVSAAGTERLEEVPQQFADLVGPDEERGVARVAVETSIADLDAAPVDAYDAYLRLHLLSHRAVKPHGLNMDGIFGKLANVVWTNYGPCAVADFQMVRSRLASRGPVTVYSVDKFPRMVDYVVPTGVRIGDADRVRLGAHLAEGTTVMHEGFVNFNAGTLGASMVEGRISAGVVVGDGSDVGGGASIMGTLSGGGKETISIGERCLLGANSGIGISLGNDCVVEAGLYVTAGSKVAVFGRVAEVAGVSEGTSVKAGTLSGASGMLLRRNSVTGSIEATEWKAEAVALNEDLHKN; from the coding sequence ATGACTTCTGCATCTGCCCGCGGTTTGGCAACGATCACCCACGACGGAACAGTATTGGATGTTTGGTTCCCTGCAGTATCACTAGACACTGCTGTTTCTGCTGCTGGCACCGAACGCTTGGAAGAAGTTCCACAGCAGTTCGCTGACTTGGTTGGTCCGGATGAAGAGCGCGGTGTAGCACGAGTCGCAGTCGAGACATCCATCGCCGACCTGGACGCTGCGCCCGTTGATGCTTACGACGCATACCTGCGTTTGCACCTGCTCTCCCACCGTGCGGTAAAGCCACATGGCTTGAACATGGACGGTATCTTTGGCAAGTTGGCGAACGTAGTGTGGACCAACTACGGCCCTTGCGCTGTTGCTGATTTCCAGATGGTGCGCAGCCGTCTGGCCTCACGTGGCCCAGTCACCGTCTACTCCGTGGACAAGTTCCCACGCATGGTTGACTACGTGGTTCCTACCGGTGTGCGCATTGGTGATGCGGACCGCGTCCGCCTCGGCGCTCACTTGGCTGAAGGCACCACCGTGATGCACGAAGGCTTCGTCAACTTCAACGCTGGCACGCTTGGTGCGTCCATGGTCGAAGGCCGTATCTCCGCTGGCGTTGTCGTCGGCGATGGCTCTGATGTTGGCGGCGGCGCTTCCATCATGGGCACCTTGTCCGGTGGCGGTAAGGAAACCATCTCCATCGGTGAGCGTTGCTTGCTTGGCGCTAACTCGGGCATCGGCATCTCCTTGGGCAACGACTGCGTGGTAGAAGCTGGCCTGTACGTCACCGCTGGCTCCAAGGTGGCTGTCTTTGGCCGCGTTGCAGAAGTCGCAGGCGTCTCCGAAGGCACCTCCGTTAAAGCTGGCACCCTGTCCGGTGCGTCCGGCATGCTGCTTCGCCGCAACTCGGTCACCGGCTCCATCGAAGCTACCGAATGGAAGGCTGAAGCAGTCGCTCTCAACGAGGATCTGCACAAGAACTAA
- a CDS encoding GtrA family protein, which produces MTVARFITNMGQFIRFGLVGGSGTVINLLVVYLSKKIATWSADITEHDVFLNLFGTQFNIRWYHVFMAIAFLVANTWNYQLNRMWTFKEAQRISWLRGFFPFLLTGIGAFLVSQVVATLLMNVNSPIALSPEIFDDSTGFRTKFYWASAISIIVSMPINFIINKLWTFRSRPATPIIVSDTTPS; this is translated from the coding sequence ATGACGGTAGCTCGTTTCATAACAAACATGGGGCAATTCATCCGCTTCGGACTCGTGGGCGGATCTGGCACCGTGATCAATTTGCTCGTGGTCTACCTGTCAAAGAAGATTGCCACGTGGTCAGCTGATATTACCGAGCACGACGTCTTCCTGAACCTTTTTGGCACCCAGTTCAATATTCGCTGGTACCACGTCTTTATGGCCATTGCTTTCCTGGTCGCCAATACGTGGAATTATCAACTCAACCGCATGTGGACTTTTAAAGAAGCCCAGCGGATTTCCTGGCTGCGTGGTTTCTTTCCCTTCTTGCTCACCGGAATTGGCGCCTTTTTGGTCAGCCAGGTTGTGGCCACGTTATTGATGAATGTGAACTCACCGATTGCGCTTTCCCCGGAGATCTTCGATGACTCCACCGGGTTCCGCACCAAGTTCTATTGGGCCTCTGCGATTTCGATCATCGTCTCCATGCCCATTAACTTCATCATCAATAAGCTGTGGACATTCCGCTCCCGCCCAGCCACGCCAATTATCGTGAGCGATACCACGCCGAGCTAA
- the dapC gene encoding succinyldiaminopimelate transaminase, with amino-acid sequence MARTPLGSVLPDFPWNSLAEAKAKANRHPEGIVDLSVGTPVDEVSPSVQLALSSAAGLSGYPQTAGTPQLREAISSALERRYGITGLSERAVLPVVGTKEAIAWLPTLLGLRGESVVIPSVAYPTYEVGAKIAGADIIRADKPEDFGNAALVFINSPSNPTGAVLGVEELRAIVAWAREHDAIVASDECYMALAWDDDHPAVSILDPRVTDGDMTGLIAMHSLSKSANMASYRSGFFAGDADLIAELLEVRKHAGLMVPGPIQAAMAAALSDDETEALQVQRYALRRAKLMRALSEAGFRIEHSEAGMYLWATSGNDCREDVAWLAELGILVAPGDFYGEVGKKFIRVGLNGTDERVDAACARLAAAGQRNAG; translated from the coding sequence ATGGCACGTACCCCGCTGGGCAGCGTTCTACCAGATTTCCCATGGAATTCTCTGGCCGAGGCCAAAGCGAAGGCCAATAGACACCCAGAGGGAATCGTGGACCTGTCTGTGGGCACCCCAGTAGATGAGGTTTCTCCGTCAGTGCAATTAGCGCTGTCTTCCGCAGCTGGGTTATCGGGCTATCCGCAAACTGCGGGTACCCCGCAGCTGCGCGAGGCCATCTCGAGTGCGCTGGAGCGACGCTACGGGATTACGGGGCTTAGCGAACGTGCAGTCTTGCCCGTGGTTGGTACCAAAGAGGCCATCGCCTGGTTGCCAACCTTGCTGGGGCTGCGCGGGGAGAGCGTGGTTATTCCTTCTGTTGCGTACCCGACCTATGAAGTCGGTGCGAAAATTGCCGGTGCGGATATCATTCGTGCCGATAAGCCGGAAGATTTCGGCAATGCTGCCCTGGTATTTATCAACTCTCCGTCCAACCCCACTGGGGCAGTTTTAGGCGTGGAGGAGCTTCGCGCGATTGTCGCGTGGGCGCGCGAGCACGACGCCATCGTGGCTTCTGACGAGTGCTACATGGCGCTGGCGTGGGATGATGACCACCCGGCGGTATCGATTTTGGATCCGCGCGTAACCGATGGTGATATGACTGGTCTAATTGCCATGCACTCGCTGTCGAAGTCGGCGAATATGGCATCGTATCGCTCCGGCTTTTTCGCGGGCGATGCCGACCTTATCGCTGAACTTTTGGAAGTGCGCAAGCACGCTGGCTTGATGGTTCCAGGACCGATCCAGGCTGCGATGGCCGCAGCGCTGAGCGATGATGAAACGGAAGCTTTGCAAGTCCAGCGCTATGCGCTTCGCCGCGCGAAATTGATGCGTGCGTTGAGCGAAGCTGGATTTCGCATTGAGCATTCCGAAGCCGGCATGTATTTGTGGGCAACCAGTGGCAATGACTGCCGCGAGGATGTTGCCTGGTTAGCTGAGCTAGGCATTCTCGTTGCCCCGGGTGATTTCTACGGCGAGGTGGGCAAGAAGTTTATTCGCGTCGGGCTCAACGGCACGGATGAGCGTGTCGATGCCGCCTGTGCGCGCCTTGCCGCCGCCGGCCAGCGTAACGCTGGTTAG
- the fdxA gene encoding ferredoxin: MTYTIAQPCVDVLDRSCVEECPVDCIYEGKRMLYIHPDECVDCGACEPACPVEAIFYEDDVPDEWLEYNDANAAFFDDLGSPGGAAGLGPQDFDVPMIAALPPQNQD; this comes from the coding sequence ATGACTTATACCATTGCTCAACCCTGCGTCGATGTCCTCGACCGGAGTTGTGTTGAAGAATGCCCAGTAGATTGCATCTATGAAGGCAAGCGTATGCTCTACATCCACCCTGATGAGTGTGTGGACTGTGGCGCATGTGAACCAGCTTGCCCAGTAGAGGCTATCTTCTATGAAGATGATGTTCCAGACGAGTGGCTGGAATACAACGACGCCAACGCTGCGTTCTTTGATGATCTCGGCTCCCCAGGTGGTGCCGCAGGTCTTGGCCCGCAAGACTTTGACGTGCCGATGATTGCTGCGTTGCCGCCGCAAAACCAGGATTAG
- a CDS encoding PIG-L family deacetylase produces the protein MNQRNLHNTTSTTLAGKRVLVVHAHPDDEVLFTGGIIAELSLQGADVLLVTATLGEEGEVIGQRYQALAGQDLLGGFRVRELQDAARAIGARSEHLVAPGHFRDSGMAGSPAHENPRALVNNVDEAARGIEKHLASFQPHAVITYGPDGGYGHPDHIAVHQATERACKAAGIDNIWWTIYQREAIFGALESITPAKGWEKPDNDYLLNFTNAAYDLKVSLSDAAYDAKVAGISAHPTQVWVGNGVTTETNPEPRWAVCADPAVAPVAYALSNNLVMPVIRAEYLQRSNGENNPLPADVAADNTGAHVAEHSPETGEAWKVLFNEQ, from the coding sequence ATGAATCAGCGGAATTTGCACAATACGACGAGCACCACGCTGGCGGGAAAGCGCGTGTTAGTCGTGCATGCCCACCCTGATGATGAGGTGCTGTTTACCGGGGGCATTATCGCTGAGCTTAGTCTGCAGGGTGCTGATGTTTTATTAGTGACCGCAACTTTGGGCGAAGAAGGCGAAGTAATCGGCCAGCGCTACCAAGCCTTAGCGGGACAGGACCTGTTGGGCGGGTTCCGTGTGCGCGAGCTCCAAGATGCCGCACGTGCTATTGGCGCGCGCAGCGAGCACCTAGTCGCACCAGGTCATTTCCGTGATTCAGGAATGGCAGGTTCTCCCGCGCACGAGAATCCTCGTGCTTTGGTCAATAACGTAGACGAGGCGGCACGGGGCATCGAAAAGCACCTTGCGAGCTTTCAGCCTCATGCGGTGATTACCTATGGTCCAGACGGTGGCTACGGCCACCCCGACCACATCGCGGTGCATCAAGCTACCGAGCGCGCGTGTAAAGCTGCGGGGATAGATAATATTTGGTGGACGATTTATCAGCGCGAAGCCATCTTTGGTGCTTTGGAATCGATTACTCCTGCCAAAGGCTGGGAGAAGCCGGATAATGATTACCTGCTGAATTTCACCAATGCTGCCTATGACCTTAAGGTCTCGCTGTCTGATGCTGCCTATGATGCCAAGGTCGCTGGTATTTCTGCCCACCCGACCCAGGTGTGGGTGGGCAATGGCGTAACCACTGAAACGAACCCGGAACCGCGCTGGGCGGTGTGTGCTGACCCTGCTGTGGCTCCGGTGGCCTATGCCTTGTCTAATAACTTGGTCATGCCGGTCATTCGCGCGGAGTATTTGCAACGCAGCAACGGCGAGAATAACCCGCTGCCTGCCGACGTGGCTGCTGATAATACTGGTGCGCACGTGGCTGAGCACAGCCCGGAAACCGGTGAGGCCTGGAAGGTACTTTTTAATGAGCAGTAG
- a CDS encoding ABC transporter family substrate-binding protein has protein sequence MRRAGLKRFTGTSVVLTAALLASCMANPGPAPTLDEPEDQVDAPADEKSSGDGEASGQGEDAQDGDAPEGEDPASGEVEDGTERSAISVGIAPFQLGFNPHLVADGSELVDSIANLVFPSAFNGNFLDTDMLHSAVEVDAPSGTAQRLRYSIKEGAQWSDGTPITGADFDYLWKEMVSTPGVRDVAPYRAISKITTSAGGSIVTVDLSTRVEDWHQLFTHLLPSHLLESGQFDRVLESDIPASAGKFSVASIDQARGLITLNRNDRFWGNDPAKIDVVQLRAIRSTSQAANLLRSDQVRFVDIAPTQTLEEQLSLVGDISTETVHPTRQLRLNLSTQSEALTTPQLRRTMMSLIDSEQLARLATERSVDLRVPYGGNPLMGSATEQDIAALRAVSEQSPLRIGVDPTEPAAGIAAMTMVDMLRNQGIEASVVENRMTTIVGESLPEGEVDAVISGVDTSLTAANMASFFTCQTDEASEAETTESSAASESATAESSTEESSTETSHTEATEAPEENTDTAQKMWSGNLSLACGDEYEAWADSILSGELSAQEGLGLIRHINSEQALYLPLIDETRIRAFDTNRGGGSLAELDEMESDL, from the coding sequence ATGCGTCGGGCAGGGTTAAAACGATTTACCGGCACGTCCGTGGTTCTCACCGCGGCGTTGCTGGCTAGCTGCATGGCTAATCCGGGCCCTGCTCCGACTCTTGATGAACCCGAAGACCAGGTCGACGCCCCCGCGGACGAAAAGTCCAGCGGCGATGGCGAGGCCAGTGGTCAAGGCGAGGACGCCCAAGACGGCGATGCTCCTGAGGGCGAAGATCCTGCCAGCGGGGAAGTAGAAGACGGCACTGAGCGCTCTGCGATTTCAGTGGGTATTGCTCCTTTCCAGCTGGGCTTTAACCCGCACCTCGTTGCTGATGGCTCGGAGCTGGTCGATTCGATAGCGAACCTCGTGTTCCCCTCGGCCTTCAATGGCAACTTCCTCGATACTGATATGTTGCACTCGGCAGTGGAAGTAGACGCTCCGTCGGGCACCGCCCAGCGCTTGCGTTATTCCATCAAAGAGGGTGCGCAGTGGTCTGATGGCACCCCGATTACCGGTGCCGATTTTGACTATTTGTGGAAAGAAATGGTCTCCACGCCAGGAGTGCGAGACGTCGCTCCTTATCGCGCTATCTCAAAGATCACCACCTCGGCCGGCGGCAGCATTGTCACCGTGGATCTGTCCACCCGCGTGGAAGATTGGCACCAGCTTTTTACCCACCTGCTGCCGTCGCATCTCTTAGAATCCGGGCAATTCGACCGGGTGTTGGAATCCGATATCCCGGCCTCCGCAGGCAAGTTCAGCGTGGCCAGTATCGACCAAGCACGTGGGCTCATTACGCTCAACCGCAATGATCGTTTCTGGGGCAATGATCCCGCCAAGATTGATGTCGTGCAGCTGCGCGCGATTCGCTCGACCTCGCAGGCCGCTAATCTATTGCGCTCCGATCAAGTGCGCTTTGTCGATATTGCGCCGACGCAAACACTGGAAGAACAGCTCAGCTTGGTGGGCGATATCAGCACGGAAACAGTGCACCCCACACGCCAGCTGCGGTTGAACCTCTCGACGCAATCGGAAGCTTTAACCACTCCACAATTGCGCCGGACGATGATGTCTTTGATTGATTCCGAACAACTTGCGCGCTTGGCCACAGAACGCTCCGTGGATCTTCGCGTACCGTATGGCGGCAATCCATTAATGGGTTCGGCGACTGAGCAAGACATTGCGGCGCTCAGGGCTGTCAGTGAACAATCACCACTGCGCATTGGGGTAGACCCGACGGAACCTGCTGCAGGAATTGCTGCGATGACCATGGTGGATATGCTGCGCAATCAAGGCATTGAAGCCAGCGTGGTGGAAAACCGCATGACCACCATCGTGGGCGAGTCTTTGCCCGAAGGCGAAGTGGACGCGGTGATCTCAGGGGTTGATACCTCGCTGACCGCGGCGAATATGGCGAGCTTTTTCACCTGTCAGACAGACGAAGCTTCTGAAGCAGAAACCACCGAAAGCTCCGCTGCGTCGGAGAGCGCCACTGCGGAGTCGAGTACTGAGGAATCTAGCACCGAGACCTCTCATACCGAAGCGACCGAGGCGCCGGAAGAAAACACTGATACAGCACAAAAGATGTGGTCAGGTAACCTTTCTTTGGCGTGCGGGGACGAGTACGAAGCCTGGGCTGACAGCATCTTATCGGGAGAGTTAAGCGCGCAAGAAGGCCTGGGTCTTATTCGTCATATCAACAGCGAGCAAGCGTTGTATTTGCCGCTTATCGATGAAACTCGTATCCGCGCTTTTGATACCAATCGTGGCGGCGGGTCTCTAGCTGAACTTGATGAGATGGAAAGCGATCTTTAA
- the typA gene encoding translational GTPase TypA — MTTTEFRNVAIVAHVDHGKTTLVNGMLEQSGAFGEHGDHSDRVMDSNDQERERGITILAKNTAIHRKGQGKDGADLIINVIDTPGHADFGGEVERGLSMVDGVVLLVDASEGPLPQTRFVLTKALEAKLPVIIAVNKTDRPDARIEEVVSDAQDLLLEIAAGLEDEDAAAAAEELLDLPVLYTSGRAGVASTENPGNANVPEGDSLQPLFDVIYNVLPEPSAEVDAPLQAHVANLDSSDFLGRIALLRIKSGSIKKGQQVAWIHYDDEGEQHVKNVKVAELLRTVGFERQPTEEAIAGDIVAISGISDIMIGDTIADTEHPVPLPRIKVDEPAISMTIGVNTSPLAGQGGGDKLTARVVKARLDQELIGNVSLRVLPTERPDAWEVQGRGEMALSVLIESMRREGFELTVGKPQVVTQVIDGKVHEPYEMVTIDVPSEYQGAITQLMANRKGQMQAMDVREGNWVRMTFRIPARGLIGFRTTFMTETRGSGISNSLADGLDVWAGEIKARPTGSLVADRSGQITAYALMQLSDRGDFFVEPGVEAYEGMVVGANNRDEDMDINITKEKKLTNMRAASADATVTLSKARNLSLEEALEFCGNDECVEVGPNVLRVRKLHLSSADRRRAASKAKQLNK; from the coding sequence GTGACCACCACTGAGTTCCGTAATGTAGCCATCGTCGCCCACGTTGACCACGGCAAAACCACCCTCGTCAACGGCATGCTGGAGCAATCCGGCGCATTCGGTGAACACGGCGACCACTCGGACCGCGTCATGGACTCCAATGACCAGGAGCGCGAGCGCGGCATTACCATTTTGGCCAAAAACACTGCGATTCACCGCAAGGGCCAGGGTAAAGATGGCGCCGATCTGATCATCAATGTTATTGACACCCCGGGCCACGCCGATTTCGGCGGCGAGGTCGAGCGCGGCTTGTCCATGGTTGATGGCGTCGTGCTGCTTGTCGATGCCTCGGAAGGCCCCCTTCCGCAGACCCGCTTCGTGCTGACCAAGGCACTGGAAGCCAAGCTTCCCGTGATCATCGCGGTTAACAAGACCGACCGCCCCGATGCACGTATTGAAGAAGTCGTCTCTGACGCACAAGACCTGCTGCTGGAAATTGCTGCAGGCCTCGAAGACGAAGACGCTGCGGCTGCTGCTGAAGAGCTGCTGGACCTGCCAGTGCTGTACACCTCTGGCCGCGCGGGTGTTGCGTCGACGGAGAACCCGGGCAATGCAAATGTCCCCGAAGGTGACTCTTTGCAGCCGCTTTTCGATGTCATCTACAACGTTCTGCCAGAACCATCGGCAGAGGTCGATGCACCACTGCAGGCGCACGTTGCCAACCTGGACTCCTCGGACTTCCTGGGTCGTATCGCGTTGCTGCGCATCAAGTCTGGCTCCATCAAGAAGGGCCAGCAGGTTGCGTGGATTCACTACGATGACGAAGGTGAACAGCACGTCAAAAACGTCAAGGTAGCAGAGTTGCTGCGCACCGTCGGTTTCGAACGCCAGCCCACCGAAGAGGCTATCGCCGGCGATATTGTTGCTATCTCTGGTATTTCCGACATCATGATTGGCGATACCATCGCCGATACCGAGCACCCAGTTCCATTGCCACGCATCAAGGTCGATGAGCCTGCTATTTCCATGACCATTGGTGTTAATACCTCACCATTGGCTGGCCAAGGCGGCGGCGACAAGTTGACCGCACGTGTGGTCAAGGCTCGTTTGGATCAGGAATTGATCGGTAACGTGTCCCTGCGCGTTCTGCCTACTGAGCGCCCTGACGCATGGGAAGTTCAAGGCCGTGGCGAGATGGCTTTGTCTGTTCTGATTGAGTCCATGCGTCGTGAAGGCTTTGAGCTGACCGTGGGTAAGCCACAGGTTGTTACTCAAGTTATTGATGGCAAGGTTCATGAGCCTTATGAAATGGTAACCATCGATGTTCCGAGCGAATACCAGGGTGCTATTACTCAGCTGATGGCAAACCGCAAGGGCCAGATGCAGGCCATGGACGTGCGCGAAGGCAACTGGGTACGCATGACCTTCCGTATTCCAGCGCGTGGCTTGATCGGTTTCCGCACCACTTTCATGACTGAAACCCGTGGTTCCGGCATTTCTAACTCCTTGGCCGATGGCCTGGACGTGTGGGCTGGTGAAATCAAGGCTCGTCCTACCGGTTCTTTGGTTGCTGACCGTTCCGGTCAGATCACCGCTTATGCACTGATGCAGCTGTCGGATCGTGGTGACTTCTTCGTCGAGCCTGGCGTAGAAGCATACGAAGGCATGGTCGTTGGTGCCAATAACCGCGATGAAGACATGGACATCAACATCACCAAGGAAAAGAAGCTGACCAATATGCGTGCAGCTTCCGCAGATGCGACCGTGACCTTGTCGAAGGCTCGCAACCTGTCCTTGGAAGAGGCCCTGGAATTCTGTGGTAATGATGAATGCGTCGAGGTAGGACCAAATGTTCTGCGCGTGCGCAAGTTGCACTTGTCCTCTGCTGATCGCCGTCGTGCGGCATCGAAGGCGAAGCAGCTTAACAAGTAG
- a CDS encoding DUF402 domain-containing protein, with amino-acid sequence MSVDLHPVKKETFNTTEHVNVDPKGYLREVDTFQVTDFGLYMARGANHPRFGYLESWLLPQLSLRANIFHFREGIDERQDFYIDIANIDCQGDVWTTRDLYVDLISNTGEPIDVHDIDELSAATSAGLISAEEAEKAIDSTLVAVEGITRYGDDAMKWLKALGMELTWAEEVELTPVG; translated from the coding sequence GTGAGCGTGGATCTACATCCCGTGAAGAAGGAAACGTTTAATACCACTGAGCACGTCAACGTCGATCCCAAAGGTTACCTGCGGGAAGTCGATACGTTTCAGGTCACGGACTTTGGGCTTTATATGGCACGCGGTGCTAATCACCCGCGCTTTGGATATTTAGAATCCTGGCTTTTACCGCAACTGAGCCTGCGGGCGAATATCTTCCACTTCCGCGAAGGTATTGATGAACGCCAGGATTTCTATATTGATATCGCCAACATTGACTGCCAAGGCGATGTCTGGACTACCCGGGACCTTTATGTCGACCTGATTTCTAATACCGGTGAACCCATCGATGTCCACGATATTGATGAGCTCTCAGCTGCAACCTCCGCGGGGTTAATCTCCGCGGAGGAAGCCGAGAAGGCCATTGACTCCACGCTCGTTGCGGTGGAAGGAATTACCCGCTACGGCGATGATGCGATGAAATGGCTCAAGGCTCTCGGTATGGAATTGACCTGGGCCGAGGAAGTCGAACTAACGCCCGTGGGCTAG